One genomic segment of Pleurodeles waltl isolate 20211129_DDA chromosome 11, aPleWal1.hap1.20221129, whole genome shotgun sequence includes these proteins:
- the LRRTM4 gene encoding leucine-rich repeat transmembrane neuronal protein 4 isoform X2 yields MGYPGMKQLVLVLLPALLLVVMLAGAQRACPKNCRCDGKIVYCESHAFKDIPANISSGSQGLSLRYNSIQKLKSYQFAGLHQLVWLYLDHNYINSVDEDVFQGIRRLKELILSSNKITHLHNKTFHPVPNLRNLDLSYNKLQSLQPEQFKGLRKLLILHLRSNSLKTVPIRVFQDCRNLDFLDLGYNRLRSLSRNAFAGLLKLKELHLEHNQFSKVNFAHFPRLFNLRSLYLQWNRIRSINQGLTWTWSSLHNLDLSGNDIQTIEPGTFQCLPNLQKLNLDSNKLVNVTHETTQAWISLTSITLSGNMWECSRSICPLVSWLKNFKGNKESTMICAGPKHIQGEKVTEAVDAYGICAEIPVVATERAYQAPKIRWKSPTVPQPTTPQLEKVQPTAFTASPSPGLQTAGTEQEYEHVSFHKIIAGSVALFLSVAMILLVIYVSWKRYPASMKQLQQHSLMKKRRKKARESERQMNSPLQEYYVDYKPTNSETMDVLVNGAGPCTYTISGSRECEMNAAGRHIFGNIVQGSFTSEARYCQAATVQASLC; encoded by the exons atgg GTTATCCTGGCATGAAGCAGCTGGTGCTGGTACTCCTCCCcgcgctgctgctggtggtgatgctggcaggGGCACAGCGTGCTTGCCCCAAGAACTGCAGGTGTGATGGGAAGATTGTCTATTGCGAATCCCATGCCTTCAAGGACATCCCAGCGAACATCTCATCTGGCTCACAGGGTCTGTCCTTGCGCTACAACAGCATCCAGAAACTCAaatcctaccagtttgcaggtctCCACCAACTTGTCTGGCTCTACCTGGACCACAATTACATCAACTCTGTGGATGAGGATGTTTTTCAAGGAATCCGCCGGCTGAAGGAGCTGATTCTCAGTTCCAATAAAATCACACATCTGCACAATAAAACGTTCCACCCTGTCCCCAATCTTCGCAATCTTGACTTGTCTTACAACAAATTGCAGTCCCTGCAGCCGGAGCAATTCAAAGGACTCCGCAAGCTCTTGATTTTGCACTTGAGGTCCAACTCACTCAAAACAGTGCCAATACGGGTTTTTCAAGACTGCCGGAACCTGGATTTCTTGGACCTAGGTTACAACCGCCTTCGCAGCCTCTCCCGCAATGCTTTTGCAGGCTTGTTGAAGCTCAAAGAGCTGCACTTGGAACACAACCAGTTCTCTAAGGTCAACTTTGCTCACTTCCCTCGCCTCTTTAACTTGCGCTCCCTTTATCTGCAGTGGAACCGGATACGTTCTATCAACCAGGGCCTAACCTGGACCTGGAGTTCTCTGCACAACCTAGACCTCTCAGGCAATGACATCCAGACCATAGAACCAGGCACCTTTCAGTGCCTCCCTAATCTGCAGAAGCTCAACCTGGATTCCAACAAACTGGTCAATGTCACGCATGAGACTACCCAAGCCTGGATCTCGCTCACCTCTATCACTTTGTCGGGCAATATGTGGGAATGTAGCAGGAGCATTTGCCCACTAGTGTCTTGGCTCAAGAACTTTAAGGGTAACAAGGAGAGCACCATGATCTGTGCGGGCCCAAAGCACATCCAGGGGGAGAAGGTCACGGAGGCTGTAGATGCATATGGCATATGTGCAGAAATCCCAGTGGTGGCCACAGAACGAGCTTACCAGGCTCCCAAAATACGCTGGAAGTCACCGACCGTTCCCCAGCCCACCACACCACAGCTGGAGAAAGTGCAACCTACTGCCTTCACAGCAAGCCCTTCCCCCGGCCTGCAGACAGCTGGGACAGAGCAAGAGTATGAGCATGTTTCCTTTCACAAAATTATTGCTGGAAGTGTGGCTCTCTTTCTTTCGGTAGCCATGATACTTCTGGTCATCTATGTGTCTTGGAAGCGCTACCCAGCCAGCATGAAGCAACTCCAGCAGCATTCCCTTATGAAGAAGCGTCGGAAAAAGGCACGGGAATCCGAGAGGCAAATGAACTCCCCCTTGCAGGAGTATTATGTGGACTACAAACCGACAAACTCTGAGACCATGGATGTACTGGTTAACGGAGCTGGGCCCTGCACATACACCATCTCTGGCTCCAGGGAATGCGAG